Proteins found in one Gimesia chilikensis genomic segment:
- a CDS encoding serine/threonine-protein kinase, whose translation MASAAPLPEIPGFRLISILGQGGMGCVYLAQHLDLERLVALKVVAAAGTTSPSLLSRFREESRAVAAVTHPGVCHIYEAGESKGLPYLAMEYVEGVTLSEALRAQLPSPTESAKSILAISEAIEACHQAGILHRDLKPSNVMQAKDGHIKVMDFGLAKRLHAGDEHKTQTGEIIGTPSYMAPEQASGVVKQFSPATDVYAIGAILYELLTGRPPFQTPDLMQTIMLVLTEEPISPRKLQPRVPVDLETICLKCLEKKPQKRYQSAADLAEDIRRFLDHRPVEARRTPFWEKSWKLARRHPVYTVLATVSVLTLVAAVLGVTFHVERLEVALNRSERLFEGSQELGRWLVNEHIPQIARLRGGSRQQEELVSKTLEHLQRLEQDVAADRTLAEYIAQAYLRIAEIQSDPFFATDVRLQQAVESYRNTLQLYEDLEQHAGADAVSLRQPRAEILIRLAQLNQQLGENSVAQEEVHKASELLAGIPQPDQNARLLILKAGWLTVLLDRKQLASQDCLDRCQKLMTQCGELKKSGDDPALAELQAQLSLLMADLVETSQPGTFANSLGLVSEHLEDAISYFEEPAQQDLHVVWQQAQTRSRLAQVLDTENQQKKADQLLEQAIEQQQSLANEIPESPVITLSLLKFLEQRLALEIAVPDLDAALQTAQIHQQFSEKLFLSNPKEFREQFQRSHGLLADVQRLRFRYDAAADHLRQAIELARNDGSRQQQAILAGLLRAYAELLAEGDRQHSTVPERLKSLQQAVAFLNESLEIYEKLETATQSPSESPYWKSVALKHQLETEMEQLKLRTLERGRTTIPPATLDAPKPVQQKQQ comes from the coding sequence ATGGCCTCGGCCGCACCACTACCTGAGATACCGGGCTTCCGCCTGATTTCAATTCTCGGTCAGGGAGGTATGGGTTGTGTCTATCTCGCACAACACCTGGACCTCGAAAGGCTTGTCGCGCTCAAGGTTGTTGCTGCGGCGGGCACAACTTCTCCGTCATTGCTTTCGCGTTTTCGAGAAGAATCGAGGGCGGTCGCAGCAGTAACTCATCCTGGTGTCTGTCACATCTATGAAGCCGGAGAGTCAAAGGGTCTACCTTACCTGGCGATGGAGTACGTCGAAGGCGTGACGTTGTCCGAGGCATTAAGGGCCCAGTTGCCTTCCCCCACCGAGTCGGCAAAGTCGATTCTCGCGATCTCCGAAGCGATCGAAGCCTGTCATCAGGCCGGAATACTCCACCGCGATCTGAAACCCTCCAACGTCATGCAGGCAAAGGACGGGCACATCAAAGTCATGGACTTCGGTCTGGCCAAACGTCTGCACGCGGGTGACGAACACAAAACACAAACCGGTGAAATCATCGGCACGCCCAGCTACATGGCGCCAGAACAGGCCAGCGGTGTCGTCAAGCAGTTTTCACCTGCCACCGATGTCTATGCCATTGGCGCAATCCTCTACGAACTTCTGACCGGACGCCCCCCCTTTCAGACCCCCGACCTGATGCAGACCATCATGCTGGTCTTGACCGAGGAGCCAATCAGCCCGCGCAAATTACAGCCACGGGTCCCCGTGGATCTGGAAACCATTTGCCTGAAATGTCTCGAGAAAAAACCGCAGAAGCGCTATCAATCTGCCGCCGATCTCGCCGAAGATATTCGGCGGTTTCTCGATCATCGTCCCGTTGAGGCACGTCGCACGCCCTTCTGGGAAAAAAGCTGGAAATTGGCGCGTCGCCATCCAGTCTACACCGTCCTGGCAACCGTTTCGGTCCTCACTCTGGTTGCGGCAGTCCTCGGAGTAACATTTCACGTTGAACGGCTGGAGGTTGCCTTAAACCGCTCCGAACGACTGTTCGAGGGAAGCCAGGAACTCGGTCGCTGGCTCGTGAATGAACATATTCCTCAGATCGCACGCCTGCGGGGTGGCAGCAGGCAGCAGGAAGAGCTGGTGTCGAAAACACTCGAGCATCTCCAACGGCTGGAACAGGACGTGGCTGCCGACCGGACGCTCGCCGAATATATAGCGCAAGCCTACCTGAGAATCGCCGAAATTCAATCCGATCCATTCTTTGCCACCGATGTGCGGCTGCAGCAGGCTGTTGAAAGCTATCGTAACACACTGCAATTGTATGAAGACCTGGAGCAGCATGCAGGGGCCGATGCTGTCAGTCTCAGACAACCACGCGCCGAAATATTAATTCGGCTGGCGCAATTAAATCAGCAACTTGGTGAGAACAGTGTCGCGCAGGAAGAAGTTCACAAGGCCTCTGAACTGCTGGCAGGAATTCCACAACCCGATCAAAATGCCCGGCTTCTGATCCTGAAAGCAGGCTGGTTGACCGTCCTGCTCGATCGAAAACAGCTTGCCAGTCAGGATTGCCTCGATCGTTGCCAGAAACTGATGACGCAATGCGGCGAACTCAAAAAATCCGGTGATGATCCTGCCCTCGCTGAACTACAGGCCCAACTTTCCCTGCTGATGGCAGATCTGGTTGAAACGTCGCAACCAGGAACCTTTGCAAACAGCTTGGGGCTCGTCAGCGAACATCTCGAAGATGCGATTTCGTATTTCGAAGAACCAGCTCAACAGGACTTACACGTTGTCTGGCAGCAGGCCCAAACCCGATCCCGCCTGGCGCAGGTACTCGACACCGAAAACCAGCAGAAAAAAGCAGATCAACTACTGGAACAGGCGATCGAACAACAGCAAAGCCTCGCCAATGAAATTCCGGAAAGTCCTGTAATCACCCTGTCGCTATTGAAGTTTCTGGAACAAAGACTGGCATTAGAGATTGCCGTCCCCGATCTGGATGCCGCCCTGCAAACGGCTCAGATACACCAGCAGTTTTCAGAAAAGCTGTTCCTCTCCAACCCGAAAGAATTCCGGGAACAATTCCAGCGTTCTCACGGACTGCTGGCTGACGTACAACGACTTCGTTTTCGTTACGATGCGGCTGCTGACCATCTGCGCCAGGCCATCGAACTGGCTCGAAATGATGGTTCCCGACAACAACAGGCAATCCTGGCTGGTTTACTCAGAGCCTATGCCGAGTTGCTCGCCGAAGGTGATCGGCAGCATTCCACCGTTCCCGAACGGCTCAAATCCCTGCAGCAGGCAGTGGCGTTTTTGAATGAAAGCCTTGAAATTTATGAGAAGCTGGAAACAGCAACCCAGAGCCCATCTGAGTCACCTTACTGGAAATCGGTCGCTTTGAAACATCAACTCGAAACGGAAATGGAACAACTGAAGCTGCGCACCCTGGAAAGAGGACGGACAACAATCCCACCCGCAACACTGGACGCTCCGAAACCCGTGCAGCAGAAACAGCAGTAG
- a CDS encoding M48 family metalloprotease: MVNLRKTLFYMLFLGMFLGTLPERSFGEITDKHREVVDRVTKRLLAVMEQPEGWKVWPPKVTVIDPGFANAFAGFRTEDGVEVPFIEVTVDTIEKIAKFDEETLAFTIGHELGHLYYRHSHKKIDFFQKFGNDLQMIRLATDREKELEADLFGMQLAFKAGYTRRGLVSDLNGWRGSGPPYCRFEGLKLNHPSWEDRAGYLFDDERTKAMWQSLSSFQTGVMFLQNQHYPHAEICFRNVTEDFPECYEAWANLGYALLMQYCDGLDEKDLRNFDVGHLVVGGFYRRPDSLEPAVRGVDEKLWFEAVGAFREALRLKERLQLKDPFLMVKANLAVAYLIHPGGKDVGQAERWFDEVFTALKDEQLAKTLDPLVHASILINSGSARGFSPEMMTSTLQLLAKAKTVRGNGEAVKAMESALRFNQARTLTANTEREKQETALKLFEEYLNGMTAASSWWPIAYDDYVVLAKAAGVKPKAKSEFRKPGIKDWRPVTAVKLADGKVIGLSQSLKQLIDDLGPADVEIPVVEGTNLKYYKYTDLGITVLATREVLAVILDGKAAPAITVRRPGLGGESIKVSLGMPSADIRKQFGDDWDVELAHLFDVNEYHQLYRDLGLAVQYENGVVKELVVAVVPVNESR, encoded by the coding sequence ATGGTTAATCTAAGAAAGACACTGTTCTATATGCTGTTCCTGGGCATGTTCCTCGGAACGCTCCCCGAACGATCGTTCGGGGAGATCACTGATAAGCACCGTGAAGTTGTGGATCGGGTGACCAAGCGATTACTGGCCGTCATGGAACAGCCAGAAGGCTGGAAAGTCTGGCCTCCCAAAGTTACTGTCATCGATCCTGGATTTGCCAATGCATTCGCGGGATTTCGAACCGAGGACGGCGTTGAGGTCCCCTTCATCGAAGTGACAGTCGATACCATCGAAAAGATTGCCAAATTTGATGAAGAAACACTGGCATTCACGATCGGCCACGAACTGGGACACCTCTACTACCGTCACAGCCACAAGAAGATTGATTTTTTTCAGAAGTTCGGGAACGATCTGCAGATGATCCGACTCGCCACAGATCGCGAGAAGGAACTTGAAGCGGACCTGTTCGGGATGCAACTGGCATTCAAAGCCGGTTATACCCGTCGCGGACTTGTCAGCGATCTCAATGGATGGCGTGGCAGCGGTCCACCGTACTGCCGTTTTGAAGGGTTAAAACTGAATCACCCCTCCTGGGAAGACCGTGCCGGATATCTGTTTGACGATGAACGGACAAAAGCCATGTGGCAATCACTCAGTTCATTTCAGACCGGTGTGATGTTTCTGCAGAATCAGCATTATCCACACGCAGAAATCTGTTTCCGAAACGTCACAGAGGACTTCCCGGAATGCTACGAGGCCTGGGCCAATCTTGGTTATGCATTATTGATGCAGTATTGCGATGGCCTGGACGAGAAAGACTTGCGAAACTTTGACGTAGGTCATCTTGTTGTCGGTGGTTTCTATCGACGTCCCGATTCACTGGAACCCGCCGTGCGTGGCGTAGATGAAAAATTGTGGTTTGAAGCGGTCGGTGCTTTCCGCGAAGCTTTACGGCTCAAGGAAAGGTTACAACTGAAAGACCCTTTTCTGATGGTCAAAGCCAACCTGGCTGTCGCTTACCTGATTCATCCCGGTGGAAAAGATGTTGGACAGGCGGAACGCTGGTTTGATGAAGTCTTTACAGCCCTCAAGGACGAACAGCTGGCGAAGACGCTCGACCCTCTGGTCCATGCTTCCATTTTGATCAACTCCGGATCGGCACGCGGTTTCAGTCCGGAAATGATGACTTCCACCTTACAGTTACTGGCCAAAGCCAAAACGGTGCGTGGCAACGGAGAAGCCGTTAAAGCGATGGAATCCGCTTTGCGTTTCAACCAGGCACGAACTCTCACCGCCAATACGGAAAGAGAGAAACAAGAGACGGCTCTCAAGCTGTTCGAGGAATATTTGAACGGCATGACTGCTGCCAGTTCCTGGTGGCCGATCGCTTACGACGATTACGTCGTTCTGGCAAAAGCCGCCGGGGTCAAGCCGAAAGCAAAGTCCGAGTTTCGTAAGCCCGGAATCAAGGACTGGCGTCCGGTGACGGCTGTCAAACTCGCCGATGGAAAAGTGATCGGTCTCAGCCAGAGCCTCAAACAACTCATAGACGATCTGGGACCGGCTGATGTCGAAATCCCCGTCGTCGAAGGGACGAATCTGAAGTACTACAAGTACACAGACCTGGGCATTACCGTGCTGGCAACACGTGAAGTACTGGCTGTGATCCTCGACGGAAAAGCAGCCCCTGCCATCACAGTACGTCGCCCGGGACTCGGCGGAGAGTCGATCAAGGTCTCCCTGGGCATGCCCAGTGCCGACATCAGAAAACAATTCGGTGATGACTGGGATGTGGAACTCGCACATTTGTTCGACGTCAACGAGTATCACCAGTTGTATCGCGATCTCGGTCTGGCCGTACAGTACGAAAACGGAGTCGTAAAGGAGCTTGTCGTGGCTGTCGTGCCCGTCAACGAATCGCGCTGA